The Pseudomonadota bacterium genome includes a region encoding these proteins:
- the queD gene encoding 6-carboxytetrahydropterin synthase QueD has translation MSYELKIETAFAAAHNLLNYCGQCEKLHGHNWKIEVYVGGNELDKSGMLIDFKILKDHTEEILNRLDHSYLNELPMFKGRSPSSELIAEYIFTELKRSLGQLPVKVCRVIAWESEKAAAAYFEEL, from the coding sequence ATGTCCTATGAACTCAAGATAGAAACCGCCTTTGCCGCGGCCCACAATCTGCTTAACTACTGCGGTCAGTGCGAAAAACTGCATGGGCACAACTGGAAAATCGAAGTTTATGTCGGCGGCAACGAGCTCGATAAAAGCGGCATGCTGATTGATTTCAAAATTCTCAAGGATCACACCGAAGAGATTCTGAACCGCCTTGACCACAGCTACCTGAATGAACTGCCGATGTTCAAGGGGCGCAGCCCCTCTTCCGAGCTGATCGCCGAATACATTTTCACCGAGCTGAAAAGATCTCTGGGCCAACTTCCCGTCAAAGTCTGCAGGGTTATTGCCTGGGAGTCGGAAAAGGCCGCCGCCGCCTACTTCGAAGAATTGTAG